In the genome of Dysgonomonas mossii, the window TTTTGCCTTAAAATCTACTATAGATAAAATTCAAATAAATCCAACTCAAATACAAAATGTTATTTTCGGAAATGTTATTCAATCTGGCAGTGGTCAAAACCCTGCTCGACAAATCGGTATTAATTCAGGTGTCCCATACAAGACGCCAGCAATGACAGTAAATGAAGTATGTGGATCTGGCCTAAAATCTATTATTTTAGGTAGGCATCGCATACAGTTAGGAGAAGCTGAGGTTGTAGCTGTTGGTGGTATCGAAAGCATGACAAATGCTCCAGAACTTATTTTTAAAAAGGACACTGCTCCTGTAAAAAGTTTTATGCATGATGGTTTAACAGATGTATTTAATCAAATACCAATGGGTTTAACAGCTGAACGTATTGCTGAAAAGTATGATGATA includes:
- a CDS encoding beta-ketoacyl synthase N-terminal-like domain-containing protein → FALKSTIDKIQINPTQIQNVIFGNVIQSGSGQNPARQIGINSGVPYKTPAMTVNEVCGSGLKSIILGRHRIQLGEAEVVAVGGIESMTNAPELIFKKDTAPVKSFMHDGLTDVFNQIPMGLTAERIAEKYDD